A stretch of DNA from Halopiger xanaduensis SH-6:
CAGGCCGTTGATGTTCTCCTCGTCGTCGATTCCGTAGCCGCGGTCGCGGATCGCCTCGAGGTCCTCGTAGAACTCCTCCGGGGTCGTGATCGTGTTGCGCGTCTGTGCGACGAACTCGGTCTCCGCGACGATCTCCTCGACGCGTTCGCGGGGGAGGTACGCGCAGATGGTCTTGCCGAGCGAGGTCGAGTAGATCGGCTGCTGCGTGCCGACGCTCGAGGCGGTTTCGACCGCGCCGTCCCCGGCCGCCTTGCAGAGGTACGACACCCGGTTGTGTTCCTCGATGCCGAACTGTGCGATCTCGCCGGTCTCTTCCGCAAGCGTCTCGACTTCGCTCCGAATGACGTCGTAGTTCCCGACCTGCTCGCGAACGTGCTGGGCCATCCCGAGGATCTGGAGACTGAGGCGATACTGGCCGTCTTCTCGGACGACGATTTCGAGTTCCTCGAGCGTCCCCAGATGACTGTGGATCGTACTCTTGGAGTGACCGAGCTCGTTCGCGATCTCCGTGACGCCGGCGCCGTTCTTCCGTTGCAGCGCATCGATTATGTTGAACGCGATCTGCACCGACCGGATCGTCCGGCCCGTTTCACGTTGTGGTACCATATCTCAATGATTAATCGGACTCCTAATAAGTTTGTTCCCGTTACGGGAACTCGAACCGCGAGCAAACGGACCGTAGCGCTGCGCAACTCGAGGTAACCATCGGCGGCCGACACTCGTAATCGATGCCGGTCGGTTTCGCGCATGCCGTCGAAAACTCGAAGCTTTCAATTACGTTCTCGATAGGGGAACGAACCCCAACCGAGTCGAACGGAACCGGGTTCGCTCGGCCGCGTTCGAACTACCCGGTTAACGACCACCCCACCCGTTCTGTCACATTCTCCCGTTTATCGTTCGCCCTTCCCGAACGCCGAGTCACACACCGTCACGCCGGCGTTTGGAGTAACACGGATGCCACCGATACACCCATATTTACAACTGTACGTTAGTAAATACAAGGCGCCGTGCGTACTCGATGAGTGACCGATCGAACGACTGTGTTCGCCATGACCGGACGGCTCGTGGAGTCGACGGGATGACTATTCGAATCCTGTGGGGAACGCTCCCGTTTTCGAATCTGTGTCTCGGATCGACAACCGAACGAACGCGCTCGTGCTCGACCGCCGTTTTCCCTGGCCGTCGGAACTGTTGAGTGAGGTCGCCTTTCGACGCATGCAGTATTCCACACAACAGAAGATGTAAATAGGTGCTGATCGCACTGTCCCATCGTACGTATGAAATTCGGGATCTTCCCCGTCGAAGGCGGACAGTCGTGGGACGGCGTCGTCGAGCACTGTCAGCTCGCCGAGGACGTCGGCTTCGAATCCTGCTGGGTCAACGATCACCAGGCCACTGAAGGCGAGAACTACTGGCCGTCGCCGCTGACGCGGCTGACTAGCATCGGCACCGGCACCGAGGAGCTCGAGCTCGTCACGTCGGTGCTCATTCTGCCGCTCTACCACCCGCTGCACGTGGCACAGCGCGCGGCGATGCTCGACAACATCTCGAACGGGCGACTCACGCTCGGCGTGGGACTCGGCTACGTCGAGGAGGAGTTCGACGCGTTCGACGTGCCGATGGACGAGCGCGCCGGGCGAATGATCGAAGGGCTTCGCTTCCTCGACGAGTTCCTCTCGTCGGACGAGCCTATCACTTTCGACTGCCCGTTCTTCTCGGTCGAAGACTGGCAGCCGCTGCCGCCGACGGTCCAGCAGCCCCGTCCTGACCTGTGGGTCGGCGGCTGGGGCGACAAACAGATCGCGCGCTCGGTGAAGTTCAGCGACGCCTGGGTGCCCGGCGTCGTCGCCGACCTCGGAATCGTCGAAGATCGAAAGGAACAGCAGCGCGAACACATCGAGGACAGCGACCAGAGTTGGGAGGAAATCGAGCACCCGCTGATGCGTGAAGCGGTCATCGCCGAAACTGAGGAAGAAGTGATGGAACGCAAGGAGTACGTCCACCGCACGTACATCGACGAGTACGGCGGCGAGTTCTCGCACCCGCTGATGACCGCCGACTCGGTCGAGGACTTCGAAGAACTGGCCGACGACCGGTTCATCTACGGGACGCCCGAGCAGATCGTCGAGCAGATCGAGTCGATGCAGGAGCGGTTCCCGCTGGACCACCTCGCGCTCCGATTCCACCACTCCGGGATGCCCAAGGACCTCGTCGAGGATCAGATCCGGCTGTTCGGCGAGGAAGTCATCCCCGAGTTCGAGTAGCGCCGCACTCGCGGCCTCGGCACGATTTCGGGTATTCGTCGCCTGTCCGTTACGCGTCGTCCGAACGGCACGATCGATTCTCGCAGCTGCGCACCGCGTCCTGTTGGACGGCTGGGTTCGTCGGTGCCAGTCGCTGACGCTCTTTCGACCGTCCCGTACCGCTGTGCCGACCGATCCCCGACGACGAACCCGACCGTCCGTCACGAGTGCGAGTACTCGTCATCCTCTCGGCGCCTCGCGCCACCTTGCGTCGACTCTCAACTGTTCATCCCACTCTCGAGAACGCACCACGACGAGAACTCCGTTCGTCTCCGTGTCCGGCGAGAGCGGACTTTCCGGTTTCAGATGTAGACAAACGCAAATTTCTACGCCGTATCGCTGGTGCGAACGCGTACTTATAGAACAGATTTAGCTGTTCGTTATTTTGAGACGGCCGATGCTGTCGTGCACGAATACGACTATCGTCCATTCGGTAACGCCGGATACGTAGAATATACTGAGTAATAAATGGTTGATGATCGATAGTGTAAATCGAAAGACAGCGTCGCATCTATAATGAACAAAAGGCAATATTTATATAATGGTCTACTCATTTACCGCTCATGGATGAGAGAGCCAATCATGGGTCTTCGAAAAAACCACGGAACAAGCGCCAGATCTCTCGTCGACGAGTCCTTTCGGCGACCGGAGCAGCCGGTGTCGCAGGATTCGCCGGCTGTATCAACAGCGGCGGTGGCGGCGGAAACGGCGATTCCGGCGGACTGGACATCGGCGAGTACGACGGCGAGGAAGTAACCCTCGAGTACGCGACGGCTCCCCTGTTCGGCGACATCCAGGACGAACTGGTTGAGTCGATGCATAATGCCGGCCTGCCGGAGAACATTTCGGTCGAGTTCTCGACGGGCGTCTGGGGCGCGGACGATCAGCAGGACCGGTACACGCAGATTCTGCAGGCCGGACAGTCCACGCCCGACATCATGCTGACGAACTTCTCGTACACGTCGGCGTTCGCGCCGCGGGGCTGGCTGGTCGACCTGAACGAAGCGCTGCCGCAGGAGAAACTCGACGAGCTCGAGAGCGACTACCACCAGACGATGGTCGACTCGATGCGGTGGGAGGGCGGCCTCTACGGGATTCCGCAGTTCGTCGACATTCCGGCGATCCTCTACCGCAAGGACTACGTCGAAAACGCGGGCTACGACCCCGAGGGTGAAAACTGGGCGACGGAACCGATGACGTGGAGCGAGTTCTCCGAAATCGTCAGCGACACGGTCGAGGAAAACGACCTCGATCACGGATACACGCTGACGCTCAACCAGCGAACGATCGCCCACCAGACCGGCTACGAGAAGCTCGTCACGATGGGCGGGAACTACTTCGGCGACATGGAGAACCAGCACGGCCCCATCGGCGACCGGCCGATCACGGTCGACGACGAGCCGGTCGTCGAAACGCTTCGCCTGCTCCGGACGTTCATGCACGGCTCCGACGACGAGTACGCGCTCGAGGACATTTCCGGCGGCATTCTGCCGTCCGAGGCGCTCGGCTGGGACACCCAGCCCTCCCAGGAGTCGTTCCAGGCCGGCCAGGCGGCCTTCCACCGGAACTGGTCGTACGCCATCGCCCAGTTTGCGGGCGAGGACGCCTTCGGCGAAGACCTCGGCGTCATGCCGTTCCCCTACGGCGTTTCCAAGGAGGAAGCGAAGTACGAGGGGACCGGCGGGACGAACGCGACGCTCGGCGGCTGGCACCTGTCGCTGAACCCGAACTCCGAAAATCTGGCCGCAGCCGTCGAACTGATACAGGCGATGACGTCCGACCAGTTCTACCTCGACATCTTCGAACTCACGGGATCCACGCCCCCGAAGCCGGAACTGTACGAGTCGGACCAGGCCGAGGAGGTTCCCATCATGAACCGGTACCTCGACACGCTTCGCCTCCAGTCGGAGAATCAGTGGGTCCACCCGATCAACGCGATCTGGGACTCCCAGTCGGAGGCGATCGCCGACGAGTTCACCGCCTGTCTCGAGCAGGAGCAGTCCCCCGAAGAGGCCGCCGCAGCGGCCCAGGAAGCCGTCGAAGAAATCGAACAGACGGAAGCGTAACCGTGTCCCGATACGATCCGATCCCGTCCGTCCCCGCCGAATCGAGGACCGGTCGACGGGCACCGTCGCTCGAGCATCGAACGTAAACGCACACTCGAACCCACACACATCCAATGAAAAAGAAGGTACTCAACGCACTCTCGCCGATCCTCTACCGGATCGAACGGTTAGACGAGGATAAGTACGGCTACCTCCTCATCGGGCCGATGCTGTTCGTCCTCTCGGCCCTCGCGTTCTATCCGTTGCTCCGGACGTTCTGGGTCTCGCTGCACAGCGACGACCTCCGGGGAACGTATCCGGTCGGCGAGTTCAGCGGCTTCGACACGTACTCCGCCATACTGAGCGGAGAGATGGACATTATCCTCAGCGACCCGTTCTTCAGCCTGAGCAACCCCCTCTCGAGCGCGCTCGGCGTGACGCTTTTCATCACAGCCGTGAGCGTCACGATCGGGACCCTGCTCGGACTGGGGATGGCGCTGATCCTCAACAAGGAGTTCCGCGGCCGCGCGGTCGCTCGGATGATCGTCCTCCTGCCGTGGTCGATCCCGATCGTCATCCAGGGGATGATCTTCTACCTCCTGTTCCAGCCGTCGATCAGCTTCCTCGTCGATCCGCTCCACAGCCTCGGGCTGTTCTCGTCGAACCCGCTCGTGAGCACGCGCGATTCGATTGTGATCGTGACGCTGATCGACATCTGGCGGAAGGTCCCGTTCATCGCATTGATCATCCTCGCCGGACTCGCGAGCGTCGATCAGAGTCTCTACAACGTCGCCAGAGTCGCCGGCGCCTCGAAGTGGCAGCAGTTCCGGCTAATCACGCTGCCGCTGATCAAGCCCGTCGTCCTGATCGGGATGATCTTCTACACGATCAGCTCGATGAAGGTCTATGGCGTCGTCGAGGCGTCGACCGGGTGTAGCACCGTTCCGACGTTGTCTTGTCTTGTCGTCGATACGTTCCGCATGCAGCGGTGGGCGACGGCCTCCGCGATCGCGTTCCTGACGGCGCTGCTCATCGCGGGGATCATCATGTTCTACCTCATCAACTTCCGCAGCGAGGTGGGAACCAATGAGTAACGCCGGACAGGCGGACTCCCGAAGCACCGTCGGTCGCATCGTCGACCTGCTCATCCGCAACCCGTACGACAGCTACAGGCTCCTGTTCTACGTCGGGCTGACGTCGTTCATCATCGTGACGCTGTTCCCGTTCTACTGGTTGCTGGTCCTCGCGATCACGCCGCAGGATCGCCTGTACGGCATGGGCGTTCTCCCCGAAGGGACGAACGTCGGGGTGTTCCTCGAGGTCTTCCAACGCGTGCCGCTGCACCACTACATCTTCAACAGCCTCGTCATCGCGACGCTGACCGTCATCGTCTGCCTCGTGCTCGGCAGCCTGGCCGGCTACGCGTTCGGCCGCGTCGACTTCCGCGGGAAAGCGCCGCTAATGTTGCTGCTGCTGGTCGTCTCGTACTTCCCGGGGATCGCGTTTCTCATCCCGCTGTACGAGATGCTGACGGGGTCGCTTACCATCGGCATCTTCCAGACGCCCGACCTCTACAACACGCCGTGGTCGATGGCGTTCCCGTTCACGATGCTGACCCTGCCGATCACTATCTTCATCCTGACGACCTTCTTCAGTCAGATTCCGGACGGGCTCGAGGACGCGGCCCGCGTCGAGGGGACGACCCGACTCGGCGCGCTGTTCCGCGTTATCCTGCCGCTGTCGGCGCCCGGCGTCACGACCGCCGCGATCATCGTGTTCATCAGCGTGTATCGAGAGTTCTTCTTCTCGTTCCTGATGACCGACGGCTCGGCGGATAACTGGGCCGTGCTCGTCTACGGCATCCTCGAGTTCGAACAGCAGAGCGGCCAGCTGTACCACCTGATGGCGGCTGCGAGCATCATCGGGATCCTCCCGATCGCGCTCCTGGTCGTCGTCGCACAGAAACACATCGTCAGAGGCTTAACGCAGGGCGGACTAAAGGAGTGACAAGATACCATGGGACAAGTCAATCTTACTGATACGACGAAGCGCTACGAGGACGTCGTCGCCGTCGACGGCATGAACCTCGAGATCGAGGACGGCGAGTTCCTCTGTCTCGTGGGCCCGTCGGGCTGTGGCAAATCGACGACCCTCGAGATGATTTCGGGGCTGACGCTCCCCTCGGAGGGGACCGTCGAGATCGCAGGCAAGGACGTCACGAACGACCCGCCGAAGGACCGCGACATCGCGATGGTCTTCCAGAACATCGCGCTGTTCCCCCACATGAACGTCTACGACAACATCTCCTTCGGTCTCCGGCTGCGAGATTTCGACGACGACGAGATCGAACGCCGCGTCAAGCAGGCGGCGAAGATCGTCCAACTCGAGGGGATGCTCGATCGCAGCCCCGACGAACTCTCGGGCGGCCAGCAACAGCGGGTCGGCATCGCCCGCGCGATCGTCCGTGAGCCGGAAGTGTTCCTCATGGACGAGCCGCTGGCGAACCTGGACGCCAAACTGCGAGTCCACATGCGGACCGAGATCCAGCGCCTCCAGAAGGAACTGGGCATCACGACGGTCTACGTCACTCACGACCAGGAGGAGGCGATGACGATGTCCGACCGCATCGCCATCATCAACCAGGGGAAGCTACAGCAGTGTGCGCCGCCGCTGACCTGCTACAACGAGCCGGCCAACCGGTTCGTCGCGAGCTTCATCGGCAGTCCGTCGATGAACATGTTCGACGGCACCGTCGGGACCGACGCGATCGAAATCGACCACGTCCGACTCCAACACGGCTTCGGCGCCGAGTACGACGGCACCGACGTTACCGTCGGCGTCCGTCCGGAGGACGCCTACCTCGTTTCGAGCGAGGACGCCCCCGCGAACCCGAGCGCATCGTTCGAGGCCGTCGTCGACGTCCTCGAGCCGGTCGGCGACCAGACGTACGCGTACTTGATTCCGGAGTCCGCACGCTCGGAGACCGACAGCGAGACGCTCATGGGCGACGAGGGTGCCCAGTTGCTCGTCAGTATCGACCCCGACAATTCGATCAGCGAAGACGAGTCGGTCGAGGTCGTCTTCGACCGCGAGAAGATCCACGTCTTCGACGGCGCGACGGGTGACTCCATCGCGCACAGCCTCGTCGCCGAGGCCGAGGCCGCCGCTACGTCCGCCGAAGAAGAAATCGAGGGGTGACCGAACCATGGTGACCACGACCGGCGTCCTGTTCATCGTCGCCGCAGTCGTGCTGTTTTTCTTCTGGATCTACGGGATCGTCTCGTTTTACTTCGATCTCCGGTACCGGTTCCTCCCGGCCGTCCGGGAGCACCTGCGGGACGACGAGCAGCAAGCCCGTCCCGATCCGGAGGAGTACCTCTAACCGCAGTCGACGGCTCACTCGCTGCTTCAATCCTCCCGTCGAATCCGTTTTGACCGAACTACTCTTTTGCCGAGCGACGAGCGGCTGTACAAACGGGGGCTGCGTTCGACTCGAGTCGGCTGCCAACTATTCGACCGCCAGCCCATCCGAGTCGAACCGGTCGAGAGCCACAGTTGGTAGTCGGACTTGCGCGCGTCGGCGCAGACCAGTATCTTGTCGACGCCGAGTCTGTGAAAAGCAGCGCCGCGGTCCCTTACTCGCTTTCTCACCCGCTTACGCTCTCACTCGTTCACTCGAGATCAACTGCGACCCGCTCTCCAGTTCGGGCCGCCTCGTACGCCGCATCGAGCAGCGCCGTCACGCGGATCACGTCCTCGAGCGTCGCCGGCGGTTCGGCGTCCGTCGTGATCGCCTCGACGAACGCCTCGATCTTCCCGCGGCCGCTACTGTGATCGACGTCCGGGACGGTGTCGTCGCCCGCGTCGTCGATCGCCGTCAGCGTCGGCTCGCCCCAGTCGCGGCGGGTGAACTCGAGCGCGCCGTCGTCGTCCCAGATCTGAATCCGTTCGCGGTCGGTCGTCGCGACGGCCGAGTCGGCCATCGTCGCGACGGCGCCGTTCTCGAACCGGATCGACAGCGTCGCGCGCTGGTCGATCCGCTCCGCGTCGTCGTAGAACGCCATGTCGGCGGCGACCGATTCGGGCTCGAGGCCGGTCATCCAGAGCAGCGACTCGAGGACGTGCGTCCCGACGCTGAAGAGGTGGCCGCGACAGCCGACGTCGGGATCGAGCCGCCAGTTCGTTCCCTTCTCGAAGTGGTCCGTCCAGTCCTGCAGGAGTTCGCCGGTCATGAACGTCGGCTCCGCGTCGCCCTCGGCCCAGCGTTCGCGGCCGCGGATGAACGCCGGCTCGAGGTGGCGCTGGTAGCCCGCCATCAGCACTTGTGAGCTGTCGGCGAACATGGCTTCGACGTCTCGAGCCTCCTCGAGGTCGCCGACGATAGGTTTCTCACAGAGTACGTGGAGGTCGTGATCGACGGCCGTGCGGATCTGGTCGCGGTGAAACGCCGGCGGCGTCGCGATGACGGCGGCGTCGAACTCCCGTTCGTTGTACATCGCCGCCTCGTCGGTGTAACACGCGTCGGCATCGACGCCGAACTCGTCGACCGCGATCTCGAGGTTGTCCGGATTGACGTCTACGACTGCTTCGAGGGTCGTCTCGGGATTGTCGTTCAATCCGCGTGCGAGGAGCTGCCCGTAGCCTCCCAAGCCCAGTAACGCGGTACGAATCATGCTATGGTAGCGCCAACCCCCGATCGATAGTTATGTTTTACTGTTCCTGCTGTTCGCCGGTCGCGACATGGCCAAATATCTAACCGGGCGCTCGCGTCTCCCGTCACTCAACTCTCGGTGATCAGTTCTTCACTTCTGTGTGTCTCCGTCAATTGTGACTTCCGCGGAAACGGTATCTTGTTCTACAGCATTACCGATCTTTTCAGCGACGAGGACACCCACTTGGTCGTGCACGCGCTCGGCTGTCGTGATAACGAATCCGGCATCAGTGAGTACGTCCACGAGCATCCCAACGGTAGCCGCATCAACCCCGTGGTCGAATAGCGGTTCTTCGGGGTTGGATGATCCGAAGAACATCGCGTCACCGAGGACGAGCCGACGCGGACCGAGATCGGCGATGACTTCGATCGCCTCGCGCTTTTCCTCGTCGGGAAGATGGTGCAGGGCGAAATTCGAAACGATAATATCCACGTTGCCGTCGTAACGTGGATCGCGGAACTCTCCGTAGCCAAACTCCACATTTTCGATACCGCTGTCGGCGGCCTTCGATCGCGCCTGCTCGATCATCCCATCACTGATGTCTCGACCGACGACGTAATCGGCATCTCCGGCCAGCGCGAGCGCAATTACGCCCGTCCCCGTCCCGAGGTCGAGCACGACGTCGTCGGGGTGAGGGGCAGCGTGTTCGATAACGAGTGAGGCGCACGCGTTGTAAACCGGCTTCTCTTCGCTGCCGTGTTTCTCGTCGTACCGATCGGCGATCTGCGAGAAGCGATCGGCGAGCTCCTCGAGGGACTCGTCCATTATTGCCACCCTCGTTCGAAGTCTTCCTTGGACAGTTCCATATTTACGGTCGTGCCGACTGCGTATCCGTCGGCCACTGCTGACGGTATCGACGGAGGACCCCCGCTCGAGGCGTCGCCAGCGATGAACAGCCCTTCGACTGATGTGAACCCCATTCCACGCTGAGACCGCGTTGCATCGACGAGTCCAGCCTGATTCACTTCGAGACCGAGCTGTTCCGGGAGCTCGCTACGTTGCTCCATCGGTGGCGGGTAGAATACTGCGCGGCGAGCTACGTTGCGACCATCCGCGAGAGAGACGCTCTCGAGATCACCATTGGAACCGTTAAGTGCGGTAATCGGTTCATCTTCGATTTCGATCCCTCGCTCGACGAACATCGACCGCGATTCTTCGTCGAAGATGTCCCGTCCATCAGTGAACACGACGAGGTCATCACTCAGATTGTAGATGAGCTTCGCGTAGTCGACCATATGTTGGTTCGTGACCATCACGCCGAGAGATTCCCCGCGAACTTCGTAGCCGTGGCAGTACGGACAGTGATACACGCCAGTCCCCCAGAACTCCTGGAAGCCGTCAGTATCCGGAAGGTCGTCTCTGACACCTGTCGCCAGTACGACTTTCCGACTCGTGACGGTCTCGCCGGAATCCAAAGAGGTAGTGAATCCGTTGTTGTCTCTACTGACATCCGTTACTTTCGTGTCTCGGAACTCGCCTCCGTATTTTATCACCTCCTCACGACCAAGACGGCGAAGTTCCTCCGGCGGAATACCGTCTCTAGTCAGGTATCCGTGGGCTTCGGCTGCCGGACCGTTACGGGGTTCGCCGTTATCGCAGACCAAGACGCTGCGGAGCGACCGTCCTAATTGGAGGGCTGCACTCAATCCCGCGGGCCCGCCTCCGATAATGAGAACGTCGTATTCCAAATCGCCGTCGCCAGTTGTTTGCATACATAGTGCAATGAGGATAGTGGGGATAAGTATATCGCTCCCGGAAACGAGAGTCGAAATTGGATGCCATCGTAGTATTACGGCCCATAGCAAATTTTCTCTCTGTAATTGGATTCGACCAGGTCTCCTCAAATTCTCAGACGGGGTCTACTTCTCGAGCTAATTGCACCCATAGTGCAAACCTTATGTAGAGGCAGTACCAATTCTCGATAACAATGCCGGACCCCATCCAAACGCAACTTCAGAACGAGCGGCAGTGGGAAGACCTTCTTGACAGTATGCTCGGGCTGAATAAGCTCGACAGAGGTGTCTTTAGACTATTAGCGGAATCTTCTGAGCCGCTTACCGTAGATCACATTGCGAAGATCATCGATAAAGAGCGAACAACCGCGTATCGGTCGGTTAAACGACTCGAAGAAGTTGGAGTCGCGGTACAAGAACAGGAAAGCTGTCCCAAGGGAGGCTATCACCACGTATATCGCGTCTCCGATCCAGACGAGATAGCGGACGAACTCCAACGAATGCTCAACCGATGGTACGCTGAAACCGGCCAACTCATTCAGGAGTTTCGGGATATACACGGTGGAGACCAGCAATCTGAACTAGATCACTAACCGCTCGCTCTGGGTATTTTATCGCCGGAACTGGTCGCCGATTAACCGACGCAGTCATCATTGGCGTTGAACTCTGTGAATATCTGCGTGAAGGGCAGACTTCGCTCCGAAACTAGGGTAGCCAATCGAGGGAGATTTGATATAGCGATATGTGGTTTACCAATACGGCCTATATCCTTATTCGTCGGTTTCAGCGCTCGAGAGGTGCGATATTAGGGGGAGACTGATTAGCAAAGACCACTTTGCATTAGTCCAGTAATCACAAGTAGCTTTACTACCCCCGACGCCGTACGGTCGTCGCAGTTGATGGAATCCGCAGATTCCGGGGGCTCATCCCAGGGAAAACCCCTCGAGGACGCCCTCGAAGAGTGTCTCGAGAGCAAAGCGAGTTCGTCGCCGAACTACCGGCAGAACCTCGAGCGAGTCGTCGCCGACTGGATCGGCTTCTGTCGCGATCGCGGCGTCGAAACGCTCGAGGATGTGTCCCAACGGCTCATGGGGAACTACGCCGGCCACCTCGCGCGCCGCGTCGAGGCCGGCGAGTCCGACGCGGTCGACGGCGGGATCGCCGCCTCGACCGCCTGGACCTACTACGATTACGTCTCGGCGTTTCTCACGTGGGCGGTCACGTGGGACTACCTCGCGGAAAACCCCGCCGAGAAGGGACCGGCTCGAGAGAGCATGCCCGATCGCCCCTCGAGCGGCGAGTACGAGCGCCAGTACTGGCAGCCGGCACAGCGCCAGGCCGTCCTCGAGTTCGTCCGCAGGCGCGTCGACAGCGCGTATCGGGAACCGGTCGCCCCGACGCCGATCCTCCACAAGCGGCTTCGCGACCGGGCGTTCGTCGCGACCATCGCCTACTCCGGGGTCCGCGGCGGCGAGATCGTCAAGGATCCCAACGACCCGCGCCGAACCGGAATTCGGTGGACCGATGTGGATCTCGAGGCGGG
This window harbors:
- a CDS encoding site-specific integrase, translating into MESADSGGSSQGKPLEDALEECLESKASSSPNYRQNLERVVADWIGFCRDRGVETLEDVSQRLMGNYAGHLARRVEAGESDAVDGGIAASTAWTYYDYVSAFLTWAVTWDYLAENPAEKGPARESMPDRPSSGEYERQYWQPAQRQAVLEFVRRRVDSAYREPVAPTPILHKRLRDRAFVATIAYSGVRGGEIVKDPNDPRRTGIRWTDVDLEAGTMWILGKNQEREPAQLPDQASMPLQRWYEAYDPPSDDWPVFPSLHVPTLSRKLGSELGGEERDRRTERRDYWTVALEAGVEPSSITTEGARSVMRRLSAAAEVPDLEDGEYLKPHGARRGVGELLYKEKGHQRAQRTLRHADPKTTSQMYSHIEASELAEDNTEVFDSE